Proteins from a genomic interval of Solea solea chromosome 10, fSolSol10.1, whole genome shotgun sequence:
- the hmx4 gene encoding H6 family homeobox 4 yields MNRVDAPCRPAASLKFTIDNILNLKTSGRNSDSCHAARLQDDSVTPVRKDGFQSHHDEHGAPQRQDPNSRLHQRELTTDCSGATESVTTSRGDSMKASEVRFESGDSSCDDSCSTTAASDAHQGGSPTKKREKIITKKKTRTIFSKRQIFQLESTFDMKRYLSSAERACLASSLQLTETQVKIWFQNRRNKLKRQISNEIDGPVSDFPETGKPVVVGQLPALYKESNLLGRCLLPMPLPVVYPGSSTPYLCFSNASKYFSLYDGDM; encoded by the exons ATGAACAGAGTGGACGCACCATGTCGACCCGCAGCCTCTCTGAAATTCACCATTGACAACATCCTCAACCTCAAGACAAGCGGGAGGAACAGTGACAGCTGCCACGCCGCCCGACTGCAGGATGACTCGGTCACGCCGGTGCGTAAAGACGGTTTCCAGAGTCATCACGATGAGCACGGAGCCCCGCAGAGGCAGGACCCGAACAGCAGGCTCCACCAAAGAG AGTTGACCACGGACTGCAGCGGAGCGACAGAATCGGTCACCACGAGCCGCGGAGACTCGATGAAGGCGTCGGAGGTGCGCTTCGAGAGCGGGGACAGCAGCTGCGACGACAGCTGCTCCACCACCGCGGCTTCGGACGCACACCAGGGAGGCAGCCCGacgaagaagagagagaaaattatCACGAAAAAAAAGACGCGCACTATTTTTTCCAAGAGACAAATTTTCCAGTTGGAGTCTACCTTCGACATGAAACGCTACCTGAGCAGCGCGGAGCGCGCCTGCCTCGCCAGCTCTCTGCAGCTGACGGAGACGCAGGTGAAAATATGGTTTCAGAACCGCAGGAATAAATTGAAACGGCAGATCTCCAACGAAATCGACGGACCCGTTAGTGATTTCCCCGAGACTGGAAAGCCGGTGGTGGTGGGGCAGCTCCCGGCCTTGTACAAAGAGAGCAACTTGCTGGGCAGATGTCTGCTGCCCATGCCTCTGCCCGTGGTCTACCCCGGCAGTAGCACGCCTTACCTCTGCTTCTCAAACGCCAGCAAGTACTTCAGCCTGTATGACGGGGACATGTGA
- the hmx1 gene encoding homeobox protein HMX1 — protein sequence MEEAVAVEQASRPSLRDNPCPEDNCCSVTTSDRGSPAVSEPITEGSDEIDRKTGDSNLTDEDAPHAFSEQDASSDPNPSRKKKTRTVFSRSQVFQLESTFDLKRYLSSSERAGLAASLHLTETQVKIWFQNRRNKWKRQLAADLEAAHVQNSTQRIVRVPILYHEGAAPTAALGFSLTGHPVSPLSSSMISYPLSSFAHSMSLLRSQMSGLV from the exons ATGGAGGAGGCTGTGGCTGTGGAGCAGGCCAGCAGGCCAT CTCTAAGAGACAATCCATGTCCAGAAGACAACTGCTGCTCAGTAACGACCAGTGACAGAGGTTCACCCGCCGTGTCAGAGCCAATAACGGAGGGCAGCGATGAGATCGACCGGAAAACAGGAGACAGTAACCTGACAGACGAGGACGCGCCGCACGCGTTCTCGGAGCAGGACGCGTCGTCTGACCCGAACCCCAGCCGGAAGAAAAAGACCAGGACTGTGTTCAGCCGCAGTCAGGTGTTTCAGCTGGAGTCGACTTTTGACTTGAAGCGGTACCTGAGCAGTTCGGAGAGAGCGGGACTGGCTGCGTCTCTGCACCTGACGGAGACCCAGGTCAAAATCTGGTTCCAGAACCGCAGGAATAAGTGGAAGAGGCAGCTGGCGGCGGATCTGGAGGCTGCTCACGTCCAAAACTCAACCCAGCGGATTGTCAGGGTCCCCATCTTGTATCACGAGGGAGCAGCACCCACGGCGGCTCTGGGCTTCAGCCTGACCGGACACCCAGTCTCTCCACTCAGCAGCTCCATGATCAGCTACCCACTGTCCTCGTTTGCTCACTCCATGAGCCTGCTGAGATCACAGATGAGTGGCCTGGTGTAA